The Planctomicrobium piriforme genome window below encodes:
- a CDS encoding NADH-quinone oxidoreductase subunit J family protein has product MEQFLFSLYALVACAAAVAVVLSQNVVRMAFYLVISLCATAGLFFLLNADFVGATQLLIYVGGTVVLLIFGVMLTASAPYSSIKNSPAELLQGGFLGAAFLAVAISTVLAVDWRQTERKLAAANGPVAPTGYSPAGEGNTSRRIGIAMLGARFDKDLALPASNSPEKNDIAQEPLTLSTGYLLPFEIVSMHLLVVLVGASYLARAKRRQAVSEL; this is encoded by the coding sequence ATGGAACAGTTTCTCTTCAGTCTGTATGCCCTGGTCGCCTGTGCCGCGGCGGTCGCCGTGGTGCTGAGTCAGAACGTCGTCCGGATGGCGTTCTACCTGGTGATCTCGCTCTGTGCGACCGCCGGGCTGTTCTTTCTGCTGAATGCTGATTTCGTCGGCGCGACGCAACTGTTGATTTACGTTGGCGGCACAGTGGTGCTGCTGATCTTCGGCGTGATGCTCACCGCCAGCGCACCGTATTCGTCGATCAAGAACAGTCCGGCGGAACTGCTGCAAGGGGGCTTCCTCGGCGCCGCGTTTCTCGCCGTGGCGATTTCGACCGTGCTCGCGGTCGACTGGAGACAGACGGAACGCAAGCTCGCCGCCGCGAACGGACCCGTCGCTCCGACAGGCTATTCACCGGCCGGAGAAGGCAACACATCCCGCCGCATCGGCATCGCAATGCTGGGAGCGCGGTTCGACAAGGATTTGGCGCTGCCAGCCAGCAACTCGCCGGAAAAGAACGACATCGCCCAGGAACCGCTGACCCTCAGCACAGGTTACCTGCTCCCCTTTGAAATTGTGTCGATGCACCTGCTGGTCGTGCTGGTCGGAGCATCGTACCTGGCCCGGGCGAAACGCCGTCAGGCGGTCTCGGAATTGTGA
- a CDS encoding DUF1501 domain-containing protein: protein MAVYLSEQVTLSRGQVSRRRFLQTLAVSGAGVLSFRDMMAVHAEELRKQGRSLILLWMNGGPSQFETFDPKPNHENGGETKAIATSIPGVQIAHDWEQTAKVMQDIALIRSMTNKEGNHQRATYQLHTGYIPSGSVKHPSFGSCVAQQLADANAELPGVISIGRTEGAGFLGVDYEPFVVDNPGQMPQNVRSAKPQDRLERRLGLLERLDSEFARRGAATAVENHRQLYNKAAKLVLSPATKAFDLSTESQATRDQYGNSQFGRGCLLARRLVESGVTFVEVRADGWDTHDDNFSRISNLASQVDPGSAALVADLKARGLLERTVVVWTGEFGRTPQVNARGGRDHFPRAFNCWVAGGGIKGGQVIGSTSDDGNSITDRPVSVADLLQSVSRALHINPAFENISPLGRPLKVVDGGEPIPELFS from the coding sequence ATGGCAGTTTATCTCAGCGAACAGGTGACGCTCTCCCGCGGGCAGGTTTCGAGACGGCGGTTTTTGCAGACCCTCGCCGTGTCCGGCGCGGGCGTGTTGAGCTTTCGGGACATGATGGCGGTTCATGCGGAAGAACTCCGTAAACAGGGACGCTCCCTGATCCTGCTCTGGATGAACGGCGGTCCCAGCCAGTTTGAAACCTTTGACCCCAAACCCAATCACGAGAACGGCGGCGAAACCAAAGCGATCGCCACCAGCATTCCCGGCGTCCAGATCGCCCACGACTGGGAGCAGACCGCCAAGGTGATGCAGGACATCGCCCTCATCCGGTCGATGACTAACAAGGAAGGGAACCATCAACGGGCGACCTATCAACTGCACACCGGTTACATCCCTTCCGGCAGCGTGAAACACCCCAGCTTCGGCAGTTGCGTGGCTCAACAGCTTGCCGATGCCAATGCCGAACTCCCTGGCGTCATCTCGATTGGCCGCACCGAAGGAGCCGGCTTCCTCGGCGTCGACTACGAACCATTCGTCGTCGACAACCCCGGTCAGATGCCGCAGAACGTCCGCTCCGCCAAGCCGCAAGACCGGCTCGAACGTCGGCTCGGGCTGCTGGAACGGCTCGATAGCGAATTTGCTCGTCGCGGCGCTGCAACTGCCGTTGAGAATCACCGCCAGCTCTATAACAAAGCGGCCAAGCTCGTTCTCAGTCCCGCGACGAAAGCTTTCGACCTCAGCACCGAGTCGCAAGCCACGCGCGACCAGTACGGAAACTCGCAGTTTGGACGAGGCTGCCTGCTCGCCCGTCGACTCGTCGAAAGCGGCGTCACGTTCGTGGAAGTTCGCGCCGATGGCTGGGACACTCACGACGACAACTTCTCGCGCATCAGCAATCTGGCGTCACAGGTGGACCCCGGCAGCGCGGCCCTGGTCGCCGATCTGAAAGCCCGCGGCCTGCTGGAACGAACGGTCGTTGTCTGGACCGGTGAATTCGGACGCACCCCCCAGGTGAACGCTCGCGGCGGGCGTGATCACTTCCCCCGTGCCTTCAACTGCTGGGTCGCCGGCGGCGGCATCAAAGGGGGCCAAGTCATCGGCTCAACCTCGGACGACGGTAACTCCATCACCGATCGACCGGTCAGCGTCGCCGACCTCCTCCAATCCGTCTCCCGCGCCCTGCACATCAACCCCGCCTTTGAAAACATCAGCCCGCTCGGCCGACCGCTGAAAGTTGTTGACGGGGGAGAACCGATTCCCGAACTCTTCAGCTGA
- a CDS encoding sigma-70 family RNA polymerase sigma factor: MTATASRTHLQHRARQILGSDFRFIRAREFSRLTLDELQKEAPAELFQHSPDGEQHPQSLGQLLTPAGERHLFRTLNFLRFKADQLRAELNPQRPGKRRLEQIEQLLQKADDARQMIVKANLRLVAALAHKAAAAPQDYEEYLSEGHLILVNAVDKFDFSRGFRFSTYATHAVQRHFFRVMQRKQRRKQREVLSPPELLNHARTETPEPEPLNPKVAHELIRRFDDCLNPRERAIIEERFGLSGKTSATLKMIAERVGLSKERVRQLQLSAIEKLQDLAIQMRLNPETAA; encoded by the coding sequence ATGACTGCAACTGCTTCACGAACTCATCTCCAGCATCGGGCTCGCCAGATCCTCGGCAGTGACTTTCGCTTTATTCGTGCCCGCGAGTTCAGCCGTCTCACACTCGACGAACTGCAGAAAGAAGCACCTGCGGAACTCTTTCAACACAGCCCGGACGGCGAGCAGCACCCTCAATCGCTCGGGCAACTCCTCACCCCGGCCGGCGAGCGGCATCTCTTCCGGACCTTGAACTTTCTCCGTTTCAAGGCCGACCAGCTCCGCGCTGAACTCAACCCCCAGCGCCCCGGCAAGCGGCGGCTCGAACAGATCGAACAGCTCCTCCAGAAAGCAGACGACGCCCGGCAGATGATCGTGAAAGCGAATCTGCGGCTCGTAGCCGCCCTGGCTCACAAGGCTGCCGCCGCTCCTCAAGACTACGAAGAATATCTGAGCGAAGGGCACCTGATTCTCGTCAACGCTGTGGACAAGTTTGATTTCAGCCGTGGGTTCCGGTTCAGCACCTATGCCACCCACGCCGTTCAGCGGCACTTCTTCCGGGTGATGCAGCGCAAACAACGCCGCAAACAGCGGGAAGTCCTCTCGCCGCCGGAACTTCTCAATCATGCCCGCACGGAAACGCCGGAACCGGAGCCGCTCAATCCCAAGGTCGCACATGAACTGATTCGCCGTTTCGACGACTGCCTGAATCCTCGTGAACGGGCGATCATCGAAGAACGCTTCGGCCTCAGCGGCAAAACTTCTGCCACCCTCAAAATGATCGCCGAACGTGTCGGACTCAGCAAAGAAAGAGTCCGCCAGCTTCAGCTCAGCGCCATCGAAAAGCTGCAGGATCTCGCCATCCAGATGCGGCTGAATCCAGAAACTGCGGCCTAA
- the nuoH gene encoding NADH-quinone oxidoreductase subunit NuoH has product MKSVLLSTTMTEWLAETAPWLPDWIPMFVAAAIHTALIGLFFGLPAFAFIWAERKVSGRLQDRLGPTRTGGRFGWLQSLADGIKLVQKEDLAPHAADRMLFQLAPYIVVVASFAAFMFVPFSDGWVSVGSDVGLFIALAVLSLEVLGIVLAGYSSGSKWSLFGGMREAAQMVSYEVPLGITAVIPVLIAGSMNLNEIVSIQSGGFWNWLIFHDPFSFLAFFVFFTVTLASNKRAPFDLAEAESELVGGFHTEYSGMRWSFFFLAEYASMFFVSMLGAILFLGGWWTGLPFIDNSLVAVNDSSFAYGYLTRVLGMVVLLVKAGILVNVQIWIRWTLPRLRIDQVMTTCLKYLVPISCFLFLGATLWPLLLAATLQRSNLFSPIGERVPRPRVVAPRNLEIETARLSDPTQGVR; this is encoded by the coding sequence ATGAAATCGGTTCTGTTGTCCACGACCATGACGGAGTGGCTCGCCGAGACTGCTCCCTGGCTGCCGGACTGGATCCCGATGTTCGTCGCGGCGGCCATTCACACCGCCCTGATCGGTCTCTTCTTCGGGCTGCCTGCCTTTGCTTTCATCTGGGCCGAACGCAAAGTCTCAGGCCGTCTTCAGGACCGCCTTGGGCCGACCCGGACAGGCGGTCGTTTCGGCTGGCTGCAATCGCTGGCCGACGGCATCAAGCTCGTCCAGAAAGAAGACCTCGCGCCACACGCCGCCGACCGCATGCTGTTTCAGCTCGCTCCCTACATTGTCGTCGTCGCGTCCTTCGCGGCGTTCATGTTTGTCCCCTTCAGTGACGGCTGGGTCTCCGTCGGCTCGGACGTGGGCTTGTTCATTGCCCTCGCCGTGCTATCGCTGGAAGTTTTGGGGATCGTCCTGGCCGGTTACTCCAGCGGTTCCAAATGGTCGCTGTTCGGCGGCATGCGTGAAGCCGCTCAGATGGTGAGCTATGAAGTCCCGCTCGGAATCACGGCCGTCATTCCCGTCCTCATCGCCGGCTCGATGAACCTCAACGAAATCGTGAGCATTCAGTCCGGTGGCTTCTGGAACTGGCTCATCTTTCATGACCCGTTCAGCTTCCTGGCGTTCTTCGTCTTCTTCACGGTGACGCTCGCCAGTAATAAACGCGCCCCCTTCGATCTCGCCGAAGCCGAAAGCGAACTCGTCGGCGGCTTCCATACCGAATACTCCGGCATGCGGTGGTCGTTCTTCTTTCTGGCCGAATATGCCTCGATGTTCTTCGTGAGCATGCTGGGCGCGATTCTGTTTCTCGGCGGCTGGTGGACCGGCTTGCCCTTCATCGACAATTCGCTCGTCGCCGTGAATGACAGCTCGTTTGCTTATGGCTATCTCACCCGGGTGCTGGGCATGGTCGTCCTGCTGGTCAAAGCCGGCATCCTGGTCAACGTCCAGATCTGGATTCGCTGGACCCTGCCCCGGCTTCGCATCGATCAGGTGATGACCACCTGTCTGAAGTACCTGGTGCCGATCAGTTGCTTCCTGTTCCTGGGAGCGACCCTTTGGCCGCTGCTGCTCGCCGCCACACTGCAACGTTCAAACCTGTTTAGTCCCATCGGAGAACGGGTGCCCCGACCGCGAGTGGTCGCGCCCCGCAATCTCGAAATCGAAACAGCCAGGCTCTCTGACCCAACACAGGGGGTCAGGTAA
- the nuoK gene encoding NADH-quinone oxidoreductase subunit NuoK has product MEHTVNLNAYLAVAAVLFTCGLVCMATKRNGIGVLMGVELVLNGANVNLVAFSEYGLLGLDGQIMALFVIVLAAAEAAIALAIALNFYNNHLTIDVDRANELKH; this is encoded by the coding sequence GTGGAACATACCGTCAACCTGAACGCCTACCTTGCGGTCGCCGCCGTGCTGTTCACCTGCGGACTCGTCTGCATGGCGACCAAGCGGAACGGCATCGGCGTGCTGATGGGGGTCGAACTCGTTCTCAATGGCGCGAACGTCAACCTCGTCGCCTTTTCCGAATACGGGCTGCTGGGTCTCGACGGGCAGATCATGGCCCTGTTCGTGATCGTCCTCGCCGCCGCCGAAGCCGCCATCGCCCTCGCCATCGCCCTTAACTTTTACAACAACCACCTCACGATCGACGTCGATCGTGCCAATGAACTGAAGCACTAG
- a CDS encoding DUF1549 domain-containing protein — translation MRRILAAFCILGCSSFVVAGSGSPDAIETAAQVDQLLGQHFASEGVTPTGLVCDEDFLRRASLDLGGTLPTPGEVTRFGLNSSQAKRAAVVDKLIESTKFGELWASYWTQVIFLRATEQRSRLVQPAFEKWMQTQLNENRPWNDITRDLITATGSVLEDGQTGLIFAHAGEPEEVAAEIARIFMGVQLSCANCHDHPTDSWKREQFHQLAAFLPRVTVRQETPGDPRSFSIRSLNANGPGGRDGMLDPAQVIQYLDRNRDQKLSKQEARGPIAARFDFTVSMFDKDKDGLLNAAELKEAQLQGNQQPGRGSSEYYMPDLKNPSSKGTLLQPAFFLKEVKGPRLSPGADDQARRNALADYVTSKSNRWFAEAFVNRIWSELVGQGFYMPIDDMGPQRQAVNADVLHYLAEQFTATGYDVKWLYRTIANTQAYQRQLAPDSSPISQVPFAAATPTRLRSDQVYHAIFGVFGITEDLRFSNRGRGDMMLQAAGLDPQKVGFAVLFGFDPSTPQADLLGNVPQALFMMNSPQLDSQLRAAGQTRLARLLREQTDNQDALDELYLLVYSRLPTAKETEINLAYVKETGDRAEAFEDVLWALMNSTEFLSKR, via the coding sequence ATGCGGCGAATTCTGGCGGCGTTCTGCATTCTTGGCTGTTCGTCATTCGTCGTGGCCGGTAGCGGTTCGCCGGATGCCATCGAAACAGCGGCTCAAGTCGACCAGTTACTTGGTCAGCACTTTGCTTCGGAAGGAGTGACGCCCACCGGACTGGTCTGCGACGAAGATTTTCTCAGACGCGCCAGTCTCGATCTCGGGGGGACTCTGCCCACCCCCGGTGAAGTGACCCGCTTTGGTCTCAACTCCAGCCAGGCCAAGCGCGCCGCGGTAGTCGACAAACTGATCGAGTCCACCAAATTCGGCGAACTTTGGGCCAGTTATTGGACGCAGGTGATCTTTCTCCGCGCCACCGAACAACGCTCTCGACTCGTGCAGCCTGCCTTCGAGAAGTGGATGCAGACGCAGCTCAACGAGAACCGTCCCTGGAACGACATCACCCGAGACCTGATTACCGCAACTGGCAGCGTCCTCGAGGATGGCCAGACCGGACTCATCTTCGCCCATGCCGGAGAACCTGAAGAAGTCGCCGCTGAGATCGCCCGCATCTTTATGGGCGTGCAGCTCAGTTGTGCGAACTGCCACGACCACCCCACCGACTCCTGGAAGCGGGAACAGTTCCACCAGCTCGCGGCGTTTCTCCCCCGCGTCACAGTGCGGCAGGAAACCCCCGGCGATCCCCGTTCGTTCTCGATCCGTTCGCTCAACGCCAATGGCCCCGGCGGTCGCGACGGCATGCTCGATCCCGCTCAGGTGATCCAGTATCTCGACCGCAATCGCGATCAGAAACTCTCCAAACAGGAAGCCCGCGGACCCATCGCCGCTCGCTTTGATTTCACCGTCTCGATGTTCGACAAAGACAAAGACGGCCTGCTCAATGCCGCCGAACTAAAAGAAGCCCAGTTACAAGGCAACCAGCAGCCCGGCCGGGGCTCATCCGAATACTACATGCCCGACCTGAAGAACCCTTCTTCCAAAGGGACGCTGCTGCAACCGGCGTTCTTCCTGAAAGAGGTCAAAGGCCCGCGACTCTCCCCCGGCGCCGACGATCAGGCACGGCGCAATGCCCTCGCCGACTATGTGACTTCGAAGTCAAATCGCTGGTTCGCCGAAGCCTTCGTCAACCGCATCTGGTCAGAACTGGTCGGCCAGGGTTTCTACATGCCGATTGACGACATGGGTCCGCAGCGACAGGCCGTGAACGCCGACGTGCTGCACTATCTGGCCGAGCAGTTCACCGCCACTGGTTACGATGTGAAATGGCTCTATCGCACCATTGCCAACACCCAGGCGTATCAGCGGCAATTGGCGCCCGACAGTTCCCCCATCAGCCAGGTTCCCTTTGCTGCCGCCACTCCGACCCGACTGCGATCCGATCAGGTATATCACGCCATTTTCGGCGTCTTTGGAATTACAGAAGACCTCCGTTTCAGCAACCGCGGTCGCGGCGACATGATGTTGCAGGCGGCCGGTCTCGATCCTCAAAAGGTCGGCTTCGCCGTGCTGTTCGGATTCGATCCCTCAACTCCTCAGGCAGACCTGTTGGGGAATGTCCCGCAGGCACTGTTCATGATGAACTCGCCGCAGCTCGACAGCCAGCTCCGCGCCGCTGGTCAAACCCGACTCGCCCGACTCCTCCGCGAGCAGACAGATAATCAGGACGCACTCGACGAACTGTATCTACTCGTCTACTCGCGACTGCCGACAGCCAAAGAGACCGAGATCAATCTCGCATACGTCAAAGAAACCGGCGATCGCGCGGAAGCCTTTGAAGACGTACTCTGGGCACTGATGAATTCGACTGAATTCCTATCAAAACGATGA
- a CDS encoding TraR/DksA family transcriptional regulator, whose amino-acid sequence MLKTKDLESFRELLLTLQARLQGDVQTLTSGALGSSSDSKSPTHMAELGTETYEQDFSLRIMESDQEVLKEIRAALRRIDTETYGLCEGCVEQGRPPSKCWIPKTRLKHIPHARHCVSCAESLERQFSY is encoded by the coding sequence ATGCTGAAGACTAAAGACCTGGAGTCCTTCCGAGAGTTGTTGTTGACGCTGCAAGCTCGGCTTCAGGGAGATGTTCAGACGTTAACGTCCGGGGCGCTCGGATCGTCTTCCGACTCGAAGAGTCCGACGCACATGGCCGAGCTCGGGACGGAAACCTACGAGCAGGATTTCTCGCTCCGGATCATGGAAAGCGATCAGGAAGTGCTGAAGGAGATCCGTGCTGCCCTGCGTCGCATCGATACCGAAACTTACGGACTTTGCGAAGGTTGCGTCGAACAGGGTCGTCCGCCCTCAAAGTGCTGGATTCCCAAAACCCGCCTGAAGCACATTCCTCATGCCCGTCATTGCGTGAGCTGTGCCGAAAGCCTCGAACGCCAGTTCAGTTATTAA
- a CDS encoding FtsK/SpoIIIE domain-containing protein — protein sequence MPNFSQLLTAFRDDIRRRVAAEEVLAKFTDGPDLEEARRRRQLSQTVHSRDAELAVAEEEHAAAVTGIESTSAAEMSAADQFHRRRVQEIESRAAKAQQELEKQKNDSAWVVSSVLDDTAEDSPAREFERFKALLTKSREDQVTEWTHLLDAVNQVLAERGWTGKPAIDFGTPPQDREAAAARFAAAVASTRGALKQFRSLLLPQLFKGFRSLVLFIVLLAAVATPVYLYADPQLAGVVGDRFQAGWIGVSAILGGVASLIVTLVLYSLGSMRQSEILRQIQNDCGETEWAHHHWLRLAKEQLSKQQKEFEVQQRLIERDRHQSLKRFDSAHAQRRAQIEQERATDRSEEDSRYAAEHANQLNDRQTQLAELNAKHSQRVHDLQQRWADSIASLEFELESYVSERRRQRQAHWTQLRADWTQASQAFETTVQASAKVNQREFPTWLSLAQHHWTPPTEIPTAVRLGDYQIDLAQWEGAISPDARLAPRVTQHAFPANVTFPQSASVLFASPNAQAREQAINGLQTLMLRLLTLLPPGKLRFTIIDPVGLGESFGGFMHLADYDEMLVTSRIWTEANQIESRLADLTEHMENVLQKYLRNEFSTIEEYNESAGEVAEPYHFLVISDFPAKFSEIAARRLVSIVNSGPRCGVYTLMNFDPGKQLPNNFSMADIEGRMTKLMWREGAFHSPEPEVINWPLHIDPPPRPDDFTTIVKKVGEASKDARRVEVSFARITPDADQLWKGDSRKEVSIPLGRAGATKLQELRLGKGTSQHMLVAGKTGSGKSTFLHILITNLALYYSPDEVNFFLIDFKKGVEFKDYATHHLPHARVIAVESDREFGVSALQRLGDILQERGELFRKHGVQDIAGYRNTTGKPLPRILLVIDEFQEFFVEDDKIGQNAALLLDRLVRQGRAFGIHVILGSQTLGGAYSLARSTLGQVAVRVALQCSEADAHLILSEDNTAARLLTRPGEAIYNDANGMFEGNHPFQIAWITDEQREQALARMQVLLQQRRESFEPAIVFEGNIPSDLTRNPRVAELVGQYATREAAIATPTIWLGDAVEIAPPTSVTFHRQSGNHLLLVGQDSDAALGVMSAALMTLAASLSPRQEQNSLFVLDGSHRGTAEASAWEQLSGEFESDVRLIRPEETGLFLQAIAAELKQREEQNQTDAPPLFLLVFNIARFRDLRKTEDDFGMGGFGMGSSEPKPAEPGKIFADLLAKGPAYGMHVIVWCDSNNNVERWFSRQTLKELELRIAFQMNASDSSNLIDSPAASRLGTHRALLYREETGTSEKFRPYGLPSMDWLRAAHRRMLNKPDDNVVTDLEEFTIS from the coding sequence ATGCCTAACTTCTCTCAACTGCTGACTGCGTTTCGAGACGACATCCGGCGTCGGGTGGCAGCGGAAGAGGTGCTGGCGAAGTTCACCGACGGCCCTGATCTGGAAGAAGCGCGACGCCGGCGCCAGCTTTCCCAGACCGTACACAGCCGCGATGCGGAACTTGCAGTCGCGGAAGAAGAACACGCCGCCGCAGTGACAGGCATCGAAAGTACGTCGGCAGCAGAGATGTCGGCGGCGGATCAGTTTCATCGTCGCCGGGTGCAGGAGATTGAAAGCCGCGCGGCCAAAGCTCAACAAGAACTCGAAAAGCAGAAGAACGACAGTGCCTGGGTCGTCAGCTCGGTGCTGGATGACACCGCCGAGGACAGCCCTGCCAGAGAGTTCGAACGCTTCAAAGCCCTGCTGACGAAGTCGCGCGAAGATCAGGTGACCGAGTGGACGCATCTGCTGGACGCGGTGAATCAGGTGCTGGCCGAACGGGGCTGGACCGGCAAGCCGGCGATCGATTTCGGGACGCCTCCGCAGGACCGCGAAGCGGCGGCAGCCAGATTCGCCGCTGCGGTGGCCTCGACCAGGGGAGCGCTCAAGCAGTTTCGCTCGTTGCTGCTGCCGCAATTGTTCAAAGGGTTCCGGTCGCTGGTGCTGTTCATCGTGTTGCTGGCCGCCGTGGCGACGCCGGTTTATTTGTACGCCGATCCGCAACTCGCCGGCGTGGTTGGAGATCGTTTTCAGGCGGGCTGGATCGGGGTCTCCGCGATTCTGGGGGGCGTCGCGTCGTTGATTGTAACGTTGGTGTTGTACTCGCTGGGCTCGATGCGGCAATCGGAGATTCTGCGGCAGATCCAGAATGACTGCGGGGAAACGGAATGGGCGCATCACCACTGGCTGCGGCTGGCCAAAGAGCAGCTTTCGAAACAGCAAAAAGAGTTCGAAGTTCAGCAACGGCTGATTGAACGGGATCGCCATCAGTCGCTCAAGCGGTTCGATTCGGCGCATGCACAGCGTCGGGCACAAATTGAACAGGAACGGGCGACGGACCGCAGCGAAGAGGACAGCCGTTACGCCGCTGAACACGCCAACCAACTCAACGATCGCCAGACGCAACTCGCGGAACTGAATGCAAAACATTCGCAACGGGTGCATGACCTCCAACAGCGCTGGGCCGATTCCATTGCCTCCCTGGAGTTCGAACTGGAAAGTTATGTCTCGGAACGGCGTCGCCAACGGCAGGCGCACTGGACGCAGTTGCGAGCCGACTGGACGCAGGCATCCCAGGCGTTTGAAACGACCGTGCAGGCGAGCGCCAAAGTGAATCAGCGGGAGTTCCCGACCTGGCTGAGCCTGGCGCAGCATCACTGGACGCCGCCGACCGAGATCCCCACGGCGGTCCGGCTGGGTGATTACCAGATCGACCTGGCGCAGTGGGAGGGTGCGATTTCGCCTGACGCCCGACTGGCGCCGCGCGTGACTCAGCATGCGTTTCCCGCGAACGTGACGTTCCCTCAATCGGCCTCGGTGCTGTTCGCGTCTCCCAACGCCCAGGCCCGAGAGCAGGCGATTAACGGGTTGCAGACGTTGATGCTGCGGCTGCTGACGTTGCTGCCGCCCGGCAAATTGCGATTCACAATTATCGATCCGGTGGGACTGGGGGAAAGTTTCGGCGGCTTCATGCACCTGGCCGACTATGACGAGATGCTGGTGACCAGCCGGATCTGGACCGAGGCGAATCAGATCGAAAGCCGGCTGGCGGATCTGACCGAGCACATGGAGAACGTGCTGCAGAAGTATCTGCGCAACGAATTCTCGACGATCGAGGAATACAACGAGTCGGCCGGCGAAGTAGCCGAGCCGTATCACTTTCTGGTGATCAGCGATTTTCCGGCCAAGTTCAGTGAGATCGCCGCGCGTCGGCTGGTGAGCATCGTCAACAGCGGCCCGCGCTGCGGGGTGTATACGCTGATGAACTTTGACCCCGGCAAGCAGTTGCCGAATAACTTCAGCATGGCCGACATCGAAGGCAGGATGACGAAGCTGATGTGGCGCGAGGGGGCGTTTCACTCGCCTGAGCCAGAGGTGATCAACTGGCCGCTCCATATCGATCCCCCGCCGCGACCTGATGATTTCACGACCATTGTGAAAAAGGTGGGCGAGGCGTCGAAGGACGCCCGTCGCGTGGAGGTGTCGTTCGCCAGAATCACTCCCGACGCCGATCAACTCTGGAAGGGGGACAGCCGCAAGGAGGTGTCCATTCCACTCGGTCGGGCAGGGGCGACCAAGCTACAGGAATTGCGGCTCGGCAAAGGGACTTCGCAGCACATGCTGGTCGCCGGCAAAACCGGCTCCGGCAAGTCGACGTTCCTGCATATTCTGATCACCAATCTCGCGCTGTATTACAGTCCCGATGAAGTGAATTTCTTTTTGATCGACTTCAAGAAGGGGGTCGAGTTCAAGGATTATGCGACCCATCATCTGCCGCACGCCCGAGTGATTGCTGTGGAGAGCGACCGCGAGTTCGGCGTCAGCGCCCTGCAGCGGCTCGGAGATATTCTGCAGGAACGGGGCGAACTGTTCCGCAAACATGGCGTGCAGGACATCGCCGGCTACCGAAACACCACCGGCAAGCCGCTGCCGCGGATTTTGCTGGTGATCGACGAGTTTCAGGAGTTCTTCGTCGAGGACGACAAGATCGGCCAGAACGCGGCGCTGCTGCTCGACCGGCTGGTCCGGCAAGGACGCGCGTTCGGCATTCATGTGATTCTCGGTTCGCAGACGTTGGGGGGGGCCTATTCGCTCGCCCGTAGCACGCTGGGACAAGTCGCGGTCCGCGTCGCCCTGCAATGCAGTGAGGCGGATGCACATCTCATTCTGAGTGAAGACAACACAGCCGCGCGGCTGCTGACCCGACCTGGCGAGGCGATCTACAACGATGCCAACGGGATGTTTGAAGGGAATCATCCGTTCCAGATCGCATGGATCACCGACGAGCAACGCGAACAGGCCCTGGCACGCATGCAGGTGCTGTTGCAGCAGCGTCGAGAGTCATTCGAGCCGGCGATTGTGTTCGAAGGCAACATTCCTTCCGACCTGACTCGCAACCCGCGCGTGGCGGAACTGGTCGGCCAGTACGCTACCCGTGAGGCGGCGATTGCGACGCCGACGATCTGGCTGGGAGACGCGGTGGAAATCGCCCCGCCGACTTCGGTGACCTTCCATCGTCAGAGCGGCAATCATCTGTTGCTGGTCGGACAGGATAGCGATGCCGCGCTGGGGGTGATGTCGGCCGCGCTGATGACGCTGGCGGCTTCGCTTTCTCCCCGACAGGAACAGAATTCGTTGTTCGTGCTGGATGGGAGTCATCGCGGGACGGCTGAGGCGAGTGCCTGGGAACAGTTGTCTGGCGAGTTCGAGTCGGATGTGCGTCTCATTCGGCCGGAAGAGACAGGTCTGTTTCTCCAGGCGATTGCCGCGGAGCTCAAACAGCGGGAAGAACAGAATCAGACCGACGCGCCGCCGCTGTTTCTGCTGGTCTTTAACATTGCGAGGTTCCGCGATCTGCGCAAGACCGAAGATGACTTCGGGATGGGCGGATTCGGAATGGGGAGCAGCGAACCGAAGCCGGCCGAGCCAGGCAAGATCTTCGCCGACCTGCTCGCGAAGGGGCCGGCGTACGGGATGCATGTGATCGTGTGGTGCGATTCGAATAATAATGTCGAAAGATGGTTCAGCCGGCAGACATTGAAAGAACTGGAATTGCGGATTGCGTTCCAGATGAACGCGTCGGACTCAAGCAACCTCATTGATTCACCGGCAGCCTCGCGACTGGGAACGCACCGGGCATTGCTGTATCGCGAAGAGACCGGCACGTCGGAAAAGTTTCGCCCTTATGGACTGCCGTCGATGGACTGGCTGCGAGCGGCGCATCGCCGAATGCTGAATAAGCCTGACGACAATGTTGTGACGGATCTTGAAGAGTTCACGATTTCATGA